From the genome of Aspergillus fumigatus Af293 chromosome 1, whole genome shotgun sequence, one region includes:
- a CDS encoding sugar porter family MFS transporter yields MRLSPSLYQFLVGVFASLGSFLFGYDLGVIAEVIACQSFDAKFAADDTQTGLVVSLFTAGAFFGAGFAGPAGDYLGRRWTIAIGCLVFCLGGGLQTGAQNISYLYSGRFFAGLGVGFLTMIVPLYQAEICHPKIRGRVTALQQFMLGVGALCAAWISYGTYVGFDPTNNAQWQVPLGLQIAPAVILGLLIMFFPESPRWLIDHGYNEKGLATLAKLHAHGNEDDAWVRAEYNQIQESIVYEHEHEAKSYSELFTNRSSFRRLFLCCALQASVQMTGVSAIQYYSVTIYNQIGIAGDETLKYQAINSIIALVAECLCMAFIDRFGRRWTLIGGNLGNMVTFIIACILLARFPPEANNTGAHWGFIIMTWLYNFSFSCTCGPLSWIIPAEVFDTRTRSKGVSIATMTSFAFNTMIGQVTPIAMTNVRYRYYYLFIICNFTNALFFWLLLPETKKLPLEEMNYLFSNAPWIVPGTRKEDYTPHDLERKVEEQQEKQAVFATHHE; encoded by the exons ATGCGCTTGAGTCCGTCGTTGTACCAG TTCCTGGTGGGCGTCTTCGCCTCTCTGGGTTCGTTTCTTTTTGGCT ATGATTTGGGTGTTATTGCAGAAGTCATTGCGTGCCAGTCTTTCGATGCAAAGTTTGCCGCAGACGATACGCAAAC TGGATTGGTAGTGTCCTTGTTCACGGCTGGAGCGTTCTTTGGCGCAGGATTTGCCGGTCCCGCCGGTGACTATCTGGGAAGACGATGGACCATCGCGATCGGTTGCCTCGTCTTCTGCCTCGGAGGAGGTCTTCAAACTGGTGCTCAGAACATTTCGTACTTGTACTCCGGACGATTCTTCGCCGGGCTTGG GGTTGGATTCCTCACCATGATCGTTCCTCTGTACCAAGCCGAAATTTGCCATCCCAAGATTCGAGGCCGTGTAACAGCCTTGCAGCAGTTCATGCTGGGTGTTGGTGCACTGTGCGCCGCGTGGATTTCATATGGTACCTACGTCGGATTTGATCCAACGAACAACGCCCAGTGGCAGGTCCCACTTGGTCTGCAGATTGCTCCTGCAGTCATCCTGGGACTTCTGATTATGTTTTTTCCTGAG TCACCTCGTTGGCTCATCGACCATGGCTACAACGAAAAGGGCTTGGCGACCCTTGCAAAACTCCATGCTCATGGTAACGAGGATGACGCATGGGTGCGTGCAGAGTACAATCAGATTCAGGAGAGCATTGTGTATGAGCATGAGCACGAGGCCAAGTCCTACAGTGAGTTATTCACTAATCGGTCGTCCTTCCGTCGCCTTTTCCTATGCTGTGCCTTACAGGCGTCCGTGCAAATGACTGGTGTCTCGGCTATCCA ATACTATTCCGTGACAATCTATAACCAGATCGGCATTGCGGGCGACGAAACGCTCAAGTACCAGGCTATCAATTCAATCATTGCTTTGGTCGCCGAGTGCCTGTGCATGGCGTTCATTGATCGTTTCGGCCGCCGCTGGACTCTCATCGGTGGCAACCTGGGCAACATGGTaaccttcatcatcgcctgtATCCTGCTGGCGCGATTCCCTCCTGAGGCCAACAACACCGGTGCTCACTGGGGCTTCATCATTATGACCTGGTTGTAcaacttctccttctcgtgCACCTGCGGCCCCCTTTCGTGGATTATCCCTGCCGAAGTCTTCGACACGCGCACACGCTCGAAGGGTGTCTCCATTGCCACAATGACATCGTTTGCGTTCAACACCATGATCGGTCAAGTGACGCCCATCGCAATGACAAATGTCCGCTACCGCTACTACTatctcttcatcatctgcaaTTTCACTAATGCCCTGTTTTTCTGGCTGCTTCTTCCCGAGACCAAGAAATTGCCTCTTGAGGAGATGAACTACCTGTTCTCCAACGCTCCCTGGATCGTGCCTGGTACTCGCAAAGAGGATTATACCCCGCACGACTTGGAGCGCAAGGTCGAGGAACAGCAAGAGAAACAGGCTGTTTTTGCGACGCATCACGAGTGA
- a CDS encoding PSME3-interacting protein: MSSGFVAAGTDQEPVERDDEWRRAQQELEEERRRKAELGRQEGGKSLYEVLQQNKMAKQEAFEEKMKLKNQFRALDEDEVEFLDSIMESTRAQEAAVKKETAEQLELFRRQREEAEKALLENSSTDVVPSNDGEDWKIPSRKRRRDKSKEFLIPGKKRKSTSEGAAERSSPSESKAEAPKVQSPSKDGQIPAAVEVPQVAEVTKTTKSLGISSTSATQGAKASLPAAPAAKSSTLSLGLAGYSSDSE; encoded by the exons ATGTCGTCTGGTTTCGTGGCTGCTGGAACCGATCAGGAGCCGGTAGAGCGTGATGACGAATGGCGTCGTGCACAGCAGgaattggaggaggagcggagACGCAAGGCGGAGCTAGGCAGGCAGGAGGGTGGGAAAAGTCTTTATGAGGTCTTGCAGCAGAACAAGA TGGCCAAGCAGGAAGCCTTTGAAGAAAAGATGAAATTAAAGAACCAGTTCCGGGCtctggacgaggacgaagtgGAGTTTCTTGACTCCATCATGGAGTCGACGCGTGCTCAAGAAGCGGCCGTGAAGAAAGAGACCGCAGAGCAGCTTGAACTATTCCGTCGGCAgcgagaagaagcagagaaagcTTTGCTGGAAAACTCATCCACAGATGTTGTGCCGTCCAATGACGGAGAGGACTGGAAGATTCCTTCGCGGAAAAGACGACGAGATAAAAGCAAAGAATTCCTGATACCCGGCAAAAAACGGAAATCCACAAGCGAAGGCGCTGCTGAACGGTCTTCGCCTAGCGAAAGTAAAGCAGAGGCTCCCAAAGTGCAGTCTCCTTCGAAAGACGGCCAAATACCAGCCGCTGTTGAAGTACCACAGGTTGCAGAGGTTACCAAGACGACAAAATCCTTAGGGATCTCGTCCACGTCGGCCACGCAAGGCGCGAAAGCAAGTCTGCCAGCGGCGCCAGCTGCAAAATCATCTACATTGTCCCTCGGGCTAGCTGGGTATAGTTCTGACTCTGAATGA
- the gcy1 gene encoding putative glycerol dehydrogenase Gcy1 yields the protein MRFLAARSSRQIINLSFAPYLPCSLPRPSSLAAAAFQSRTSASIFFVQSYKMSTLQHTKKTYTLNTGDKIPAIGLGTWQSKPNEVREAVKAALLKGYRHIDTALAYGNEAEVGQGIRDSGIPREEIWITTKLDNTWHHRVQEGIDSSLKSLGVEYVDLYLMHWPCSTDPNDKSKHLPDWDFIKTWQEMQKLPATGKVRNIGVSNFGIRNLEKLLNDPSTKIVPAVNQIELHPNNPSPKLVAYNTSKGIHSTGYSCLGSTNSPLYKDQTLLQIAEKKGKTPQQVLLQWGLQKGWSVIPKSVSEERIGKNFELDGWDLTADEVNQLDNLKGRFKVCGDSWLPVKVFFGDDE from the exons ATGCGATTCCTCGCGGCTCGGAGCTCAAGACAGATTATAAATCTTTCTTTTGCCCCTTACCTTCCATGTTCTCTCCCAAGGCCCTCGTCCCTCGCCGCAGCTGCATTCCAATCCAGAACATCAGCTAGTATATTCTTTGTCCAATCCTACAAAATGTCGACTCTCCAGCATACGAA GAAGACCTACACCCTGAACACGGGGGACAAGATTCCCGCAATCGGTCTCGGTACCTGGCAATCTAAGCCCAACGAAGTCAGAGAGGCCGTCAAAGCCGCTCTGTTGAAGGGCTATCGCCATATTGACAC TGCCCTCGCCTACGGTAACGAAGCTGAAGTAGGCCAGGGCATCAGGGACTCGGGTATTCCCCGCGAAGAGATCTGGATCACCACCAAGCTTGATAACACATGGCATCACCGTGTTCAGGAGGGAATTGACTCGTCTCTCAAGAGCCTTGGTGTCGAATACGTCGATCTTTATCTTATGCACTGGCCTTGCTCGACAGATCCCAATGACAAGTCGAAGCATCTTCCTGACTGGGACTTCATCAAGACATG GCAAGAGATGCAGAAACTGCCCGCCACCGGCAAGGTCCGCAACATTGGTGTCTCCAATTTTGGAATCAGAAAccttgagaagcttctcAATGATCCAAGCACCAAGATTGTCCCCGCAGTCAACCAGATTGAACTGCACCCGAACAATCCATCGCCTAAGCTTGTGGCCTACAACACTTCTAAGGGCATCCACTCTACTGGCTATTCTTGCCTTGGTTCGACAAACTCTCCTTTGTACAAGGATCAGACGCTCTTGCAAATTGCGGAAAAGAAGGGTAAGACCCCTCAGCAGGTTCTGCTCCAATGGGGTCTACAGAAGGGATGGAGTGTAATTCCAAAGAGCGTATCCGAAGAACGCATTGGAAAGAACTTTGAGCTCGATGGCTGGGACCTTACAGCCGACGAGGTAAATCAATTGGATAACCTCAAGGGCCGCTTCAAGGTCTGTGGTGACAGCTGGTTGCCCGTCAAGGTTTTCTTTGGTGATGACGAATAA
- the cbkA gene encoding casein kinase II subunit beta — protein MAEFSTSEDLFAHARGNESNERFYNLCFWGRNNPPSAMPCSQYTTQFISSRGNEYFCEIDEEYLTDRFNLTGLNTEVPYYQYALDLVTDVFDLDADDDLREQIEKSARHLYGLVHARYIVTTRGLGKMAEKYKNGDFGKCPRVLCEGQHLLPMGLHDIANQSTVRLYCAKCEDIYNPKSSRHSSIDGAYFGSSFHSIFFQVFPNLVPPKSTRRYEPRIYGFRVHASAALARWQDRYREQMRSRLNEAGVEVKYAEDSEVEDDDEEDSEGEDQASEVKEEKLLGDAASGRMDLGN, from the exons ATGGCCGAGTTTTCGACTAGTGAGGATCTTTTCGCTCACGCTCGGGGCAATGAATCCAATGAAAGATTCTACAACCTCTGTTTCTGGGGACGCAATAATCCTCCATCTGCGATGCCTTGCTCACAGTATACCACACAGTTTATCTCCTCCCGCGGAAACGAGTATTTCTgcgagatcgacgaggaaTACTTGACCGATCGCTTCAATCTTACCGGCCTCAACACTGAAGTTCCTTACTATCAGTATGCGCTGGATCTTGTGACCGACGTCTTTGATCTCGACGCGGATGATGATCTGCGTGAGCAGATCGAGAAGTCCGCCCGTCATCTCTATGGCCTGGTTCACGCAAGATACATTGTCACTACCCGTGGCCTTGGCAAAATG GCTGAAAAGTACAAAAATGGCGACTTCGGCAAATGCCCCCGCGTTTTGTGTGAGGGTCAGCACCTCCTCCCGATGGGCTTGCATGATATTGCCAACCAGAGCACTGTCAGACTCTACTGCGCCAAATGCGAGGATATCTACAACCCTAAGTCTTCTCGTCACTCCTCTATTGACGGTGCCTACTTCGGTTCTTCATTTCATAGCATCTTCTTTCAGGTCTTCCCCAATCTGGTTCCTCCCAAGAGCACTCGCCGCTATGAGCCTCGCATCTACGGTTTCCGCGTGCATGCCAGTGCCGCTCTGGCTCGCTGGCAGGATCGCTATCGTGAACAGATGAGAAGCCGTCTTAATGAAGCCGGTGTGGAGGTGAAATACGCCGAAGACAGCGAggtggaggatgacgatgaagaagattctgAGGGTGAAGATCAGGCCTCTGaagtcaaggaagagaagctttTGGGTGACGCTGCCTCGGGTCGTATGGACCTTGGCAACTGA
- a CDS encoding arylformamidase, which yields MPTETLRYGDHKLQTVTISTVSDNLNAGYWVILIHGGAWRDPTQTAASYVAPAESILTTSPTYTSTTLPHIAAFASIEYRLSAHPSYPQNPDHLDSTEYRNAKHPDHIRDVQAALALLQRKYGFGSKYILVGHSAGATLAFQSVMGTFRDSAAAVASPPVAILGMAGIYDLRLLRDTHRDISAYQEFIEGAFGSDEAVWDAASPAFVKGSQGVEGGWTSGRLAVLAHSAEDGLVDAAQQKAMQAALSRWEDNTPQGSGQRRVEMLSLKDDHDDAWMKGDELARAIAHTLAELQKQ from the exons ATGCCAACAGAAACACTTCGTTACGGAGATCACAAGCTCCAGACAGTGACAATATCCACTGTATCAGACAACCTCAATGCAGGCTATTGGGTGAT CCTGATTCACGGCGGAGCCTGGAGAGACCCAACACAAACAGCCGCCTCATACGTCGCGCCGGCCGAGTCTATCCTCACCACTTCCCCAACATACACCTCTACGACCCTTCCGCACATCGCGGCCTTCGCATCGATCGAGTACCGATTGAGTGCCCATCCGAGTTACCCACAGAATCCCGATCATCTCGATTCTACTGAATACCGCAATGCCAAACATCCCGACCATATCCGCGATGTGCAAGCAGCCCTGGCTCTTCTGCAGCGTAAGTATGGGTTCGGGAGTAAGTATATCCTCGTCGGGCACAGCGCTGGGGCGACTTTGGCCTTTCAATCGGTGATGGGGACTTTCCGAGAcagcgctgctgctgtcgcttctcctccagtcGCGATACTCGGGATGGCGGGTATTTATGATTTACGACTTCTGCGTGATACCCATCGGGATATTTCTGCCTATCAAGAGTTTATTGAAGGGGCCTTCGGTTCTGACGAAGCGGTGTGGGATGCCGCTTCCCCTGCCTTTGTAAAGGGCTCTCAGGGAGTTGAGGGTGGATGGACGTCTGGTCGACTGGCTGTGCTGGCGCACTCGGCCGAAGATGGGCTTGTGGACGCTGCCCAGCAGAAGGCGATGCAAGCTGCGCTAAGTCGCTGGGAGGACAACACACCGCAAGGTAGTGGCCAGAGACGAGTTGAAATGCTCTCTCTCAAAGACGACCATGATGACGCGTGGATGAAGGGAGACGAGCTGGCAAGGGCCATTGCTCATACGTTAGCGGAACTACAGAAACAGTAG
- a CDS encoding putative eukaryotic translation initiation factor 3 subunit EifCh yields MAENETPLTAVKVEALVVMKIMKHCSQTFPTTATGSIVGMDVGGTLEITNSFPFPVVEVPPESHFDNAAANPAAAAPRAKANTVYQAEMIRMLREVNVDANNVGWYTSANMGNFVNMNVIENQFFYQKEMNERTVALVHDVSRSSQGSLSLRAFRLSPKFMTAFKENKFTSEELQKSGLRYQDIFVELPVEIHNSHLITSFIHQLQTPNIPAPTELPSSLAALESGPFVKSSILAPNFDNLALSIDPFLEKNCDLLLDSIETHHTETNNFQYYQRSLAREQQRISAWQQKRKQENATRAALKQPLLPEDEWQRLFKLPQEPSRLESMLNSRQVDQYARQIDSFVSSTTGKMFAVKGNLLPGETAK; encoded by the exons ATGGCGGA GAACGAAACCCCCCTCACGGCCGTCAAGGTCGAGGCCTTG GTGGTCATGAAGATTATGAAGCACTGCTCTCAAACTTTCCCGACGACAGCGACCGGATCGATCGTTGGCATGGATGTTGGTGGAACTCTGGAAATCACAAACAGCTTCCCCTTCCCCGTCGTCGAGGTGCCTCCCGAGTCGCACTTTGACAATGCTGCTGCCAACCCTGCTGCCGCCGCTCCTCGCGCTAAGGCCAATACCGTTTACCAAGCGGAGATGATCCGTATGCTTCGAGAGGTCAACGTGGACGCTAACAACGTTGGTTGGTATACGAGCGCCAACATGGGCAACTTCGTCAACATGAACGTGATCGAGAACCAGTTCTTTTACCAGAAGGAAATGAACGAGCGGACAGTAGCTCTCGTGCACGACGTCAGCCGTAGCTCTCAGGGAAGCCTGAGCCTCAGAGCATTCCGCCTGTCTCCCAAATTTATGACGGCTTTCAAGGAGAACAAGTTCACCTCAGAGGA GTTGCAAAAGTCCGGCCTGAGATACCAGGATATCTTTGTTGAACTTCCCGTGGAGATTCACAACTCTCACCTGATCACCTCCTTCATCCACCAGCTTCAGACCCCCAACATCCCGGCTCCTACGGAACTTCCCTCATCGCTGGCCGCCCTGGAGTCTGGTCCTTTCGTCAAGTCGTCTATTCTCGCCCCCAACTTCGATAACCTCGCCCTTAGCATCGACCCcttcctggagaagaactgCGACCTGCTCCTGGACAGCATCGAGACTCACCACACTGAGACCAACAACTTCCAGTACTACCAGCGCTCGCTCGCGCGCGAGCAGCAGAGAATCAGCGCTTGGCAGCAGAAGCGCAAGCAGGAGAATGCCACTCGCGCGGCGCTCAAGCAGCCTCTTCTGCCCGAGGACGAATGGCAGCGCCTGTTCAAGCTGCCCCAGGAGCCTAGCCGCCTCGAGAGCATGCTGAACAGCCGGCAGGTGGATCAGTACGCGCGCCAGATTGACAGCTTTGTTTCGTCCACGACTGGAAAGATGTTTGCTGTGAAGGGCAACCTGTTGCCCGGTGAGACCGCCAAATAA
- a CDS encoding putative mitochondrial carrier protein: MYNSNLDIWIAGAFAAVTVDFVVYPFDTLKTRVQSPDYNRLYKDAATGAVRRSALYRGLYQGVWSVVLSTIPGSGAFFTTYEAVKCTLTNASKHHHNPENNPLPFTHSLPQPIIHAISSSTAEMVACLMMTPAEVLKQNAQVTNVNTGKGGQNAKSAMTQVIARFKHRPWKLWSGYTALVGRNLPFTGLNFPLFELFRSHLVEWRKRRKEDDAMQTREWGPVVERAALTGMAASMSGMIASVVTTPIDVIKTRMMLSASCHNNDDSNKSTKKKMAGWGTLRVGKEIYRNEGIRGLFKGGAIRAAWTAASLSMYLSIYEGGRFYLENRRREKHGLNTRVEVDGSKEEAAI, encoded by the exons ATGTACAACAGTAATCTCGACATCTGGATT GCCGGAGCATTTGCCGCAGTGACCGTAGACTTTGTCGTCTACCCCTTCGACACCCTCAAAACCCGAGTCCAATCGCCCGATTACAACCGACTCTACAAGGATGCAGCGACAGGAGCAGTGCGCCGGAGCGCTCTCTACAGAGGCTTATACCAGGGAGTTTGGAGCGTGGTGCTGTCCACAATACCAGGTT CAGGagccttcttcaccacctaCGAAGCAGTCAAGTGCACCCTGACGAACGCCTCAAAGCACCACCACAACCCAGAGAACAATCCCCTCCCCTTCACACACTCCCTCCCGCAACCCATCATCCacgccatctcctcctcgaccgcGGAAATGGTCGCCTGCCTCATGATGACACCCGCCGAGGTTCTAAAGCAGAACGCGCAGGTTACCAACGTGAACACCGGCAAGGGCGGCCAGAACGCAAAGAGCGCCATGACGCAGGTTATCGCTCGGTTCAAGCATCGGCCATGGAAGCTGTGGAGCGGGTACACGGCGCTGGTGGGGCGCAATCTGCCCTTTACGGGGCTGAATTTCCCCCTGTTTGAGCTTTTCAGATCGCATCTCGTGgagtggaggaagaggcgcAAGGAGGACGATGCGATGCAGACGCGGGAGTGGGGTCCGGTGGTGGAGAGGGCGGCGCTGACGGGGATGGCGGCCTCCATGTCCGGGATGATCGCGTCGGTCGTGACGACCCCGATCGATGTGATCAAGACGAGAATGATGCTTTCAGCCAGTTGTCATAACAATGATGACAGCAATAAGagcacgaagaagaagatggctggcTGGGGAACGCTTAGGGTGGGTAAGGAGATCTATCGCAATGAAGGGATCAGAGGTCTCTTCAAGGGCGGTGCAATTCGCGCTGCGTGGACGGCTGCATCGCTTAGTATGTATCTGAGCATTTACGAGGGGGGAAGGTTCTATCTGGAGAATAGACGGCGGGAGAAACATGGGTTGAACACACGGGTTGAGGTAGATGGCTCGAAAGAAGAGGCTGCCATCTAG